A single window of Castor canadensis chromosome 3, mCasCan1.hap1v2, whole genome shotgun sequence DNA harbors:
- the LOC109681038 gene encoding olfactory receptor 4K2-like: protein MDRSSHSRVSEFVLLGLTDSPELQIFFSVVFSIFYFMTTFGNCLILLTILSTSHLHSPMYFLLSNLSLIDLCLSSFATPKMIMDFFAQRKTISFEGCISQIFLLHLFTGTEIVLLISMSFDRYIAICKPLHYSTIMSQKVCIGLVVTSWTVGFLHTISQLAFTLYLPFCGPNVIDSFFCDLPLVIQLACVDIYAPGIFMISTSGVIALVSFLLLLTSYIIVLVTVRDHSSTGSSKALSTCTAHFIVVLMFSGPCIFIYMWPFTNFLVDKILSVFYTIFTPFLNPLTYTLRNKEVKISVKKLSYQYFNFGKIIPQYPVQ from the coding sequence ATGGACAGGTCCAGCCATTCCAGAGTATCTGAGTTTGTGTTACTTGGACTTACAGATTCTCCTGAGCTCCAGATATTTTTCTCTGtggtattttccattttctattttatgaccACATTTGGCAACTGCCTGATTTTGCTCACCATTCTGTCGACCTCACATCTGCACTCTCCCATGTACTTCTTGCTCAGCAACCTGTCTCTTATTGACCTGTGTCTGTCCTCCTTTGCCACACCAAAGATGATCATGGACTTCTTTGCTCAGCGCAAGACCATTTCCTTTGAGGGCTGCATTTCGCAGATCTTTTTGCTGCACCTTTTCACTGGGACTGAGATTGTACTGCTGATTTCCATGTCTTTCGACAGGTATATTGCCATATGTAAACCTCTCCATTATTCAACAATTATGAGTCAAAAAGTCTGTATTGGGCTTGTGGTAACTTCTTGGACAGTAGGCTTCCTGCATACAATCAGCCAGTTAGCATTCACCCTCTATTTGCCCTTCTGTGGTCCCAATGTTATAGATAGTTTCTTTTGCGACCTTCCTTTGGTCATCCAGCTGGCTTGTGTAGATATATATGCTCCTGGGATCTTCATGATCTCGACCAGTGGTGTGATTGCTCTTGTAAGTTTTCTGCTTTTGCTCACCTCCTACATCATTGTTCTTGTCACTGTTAGGGATCACTCCTCCACAGGATCATCTAAGGCTCTTTCTACCTGTACTGCACATTTTATAGTTGTGCTAATGTTCTCTGGGCCTTGCATCTTCATTTATATGTGGCCTTTCACAAACTTCCTGGTGGACAAGATTCTCTCTGTTTTCTACACCATCTTTACCCCTTTTCTGAATCCACTTACATATACTTTGAGAAACAAGGAAGTGAAGATATCAGTCAAGAAACTGAGCTATCAATATTTCAATTTTGGGAAAATTATTCCACAATATCCAGTGCAATGA